ACACCAGAGGTGAAGCACTTTTGCCCAAATGTGCCCATTATCCttgttggaaataaaaaagactTGCGCAATGATCCTAATACCATCAAAGAGCTTAGCAAGATGAAACAAGAACCAGTTAAACCAGAAGAAGGTAGAGCTATGGCTGAAAAAATCAATGCTTTTGCTTATCTTGAATGTTCTGCTAAGAGTAAGGAAGGTATTAGGGAAGTGTTTGAAACAGCCACTCGGGCAGCGCTACAAGTAAGCATTATTCATTACAGGTTTGCATGAAATTGAGTATAAATTGATCAGAcgttattataaaaactatGTGAGTTCGTaggtaaaaaagaagaaaaagggaagatgTTGGCTCCTATAATTCTTGAACTGTCACCGATAATGAGACAACACTAATGGAATTGCTAGTTGCAATGAAGCTAGTTGTTATGCCGGAAGCCCCCAGCGGAAACTATAATATAACAACAACTtatcttcaattattttacacaataaaacaaatctataaaaaaaagagaaaaactaCCACAAAATACGCCcacaatatatacaatatatgcaaattaaaatcCGTTGCAAAATTTGCAAGtgttcttttataataatttgcaaagAATGTACTATTAATTACGATTGTATCAGTTAATCCTTTATGGACTCTCTCTAATGTTGCAATAAGTGCGATcgtgttttaaataaaataaattactaagaATTTGTACAAACACTACTGCAGTTTTTATAAGGATATGCTATGAGTTACaagatatatcaatatattaacTGTTATCATAGAAGTTACTTATCGTTTTGATCCTTATCAGAATAAAATGGTTTTCAGATAttgttatacaaaaattattaagacTGAGTTTTCAGTAATATgctttaatgaaacaaaaaaagatgaataaattcgtaattacatctttctaaagaaaaagttaaatattgttaCGTGCACAAAGTTGTGagataagattaaaaaatttaaatttctatgtttaACAAAGGTTAAAATAGTAACATTTCAGATATATCATAGtatctattaaatttattattgtctATGTAAAAAGAGCGATAAAGAACTCTTTTGTTGGTCTATATGTTTGGTCCATATAGGATTAAAGATTGTACATAAAATGTCACCATTCTTGGAATAGATGAGATATTATGCCTTCATGAATGTCCCGTGATCTTTCAAAGCATTTTTTTGTCTATTTCATGGTATAAAACAACAATAAAAGTACGCATCGCTTTACCTTATTTTCTTACCATAATGTTacgaacaaatatatatataataaacgtaTCACTTTGACTTCGAGGATCAAAAGGACATAAGTACTTGTATACTTAAGACACAtacggaaaaagaaagaatactGAATACTGTTTTCTACATCTTCACAattctttataaatagatttaatTCGTCGTATCAGTAgtgaattgaaaaaattacttcCAGGAGAAAACTCAATCATCTGTATGTAGCACTtttttagtataattttaaagggagagaaaaattttttacgattaGGAGAGTGGAGCCAGGATAAGTTTTTTGAGTTTTAAGAGACCGCTCTATAGTTAATTAGCcttaatataagatatttactCCATGAttactataataaattgtaattaacaataaaaattactaatcAATGCTTGTGAACTATTACTCCTAAAGCAGTTCAATGtctgtaaatttaaatatacaaaattcaagCAGTAGgatatttcttagaaattacAAGGAATCTGTGAAGGTTcatgaatgtataaaatatatcacttATAAAGTGAAtcttcatttacaattttattgaataaaattttttctttattttaaatac
The nucleotide sequence above comes from Bombus pyrosoma isolate SC7728 linkage group LG1, ASM1482585v1, whole genome shotgun sequence. Encoded proteins:
- the LOC122575385 gene encoding ras-like GTP-binding protein Rho1 isoform X3, producing the protein MAAIRKKLVIVGDGACGKTCLLIVFSKDQFPEVYVPTVFENYVADIEVDGKQVELALWDTAGQEDYDRLRPLSYPDTDVILMCFSIDSPDSLENIPEKWTPEVKHFCPNVPIILVGNKKDLRNDPNTIKELSKMKQEPVKPEEGRAMAEKINAFAYLECSAKSKEGIREVFETATRAALQFVGKKEEKGKMLAPIILELSPIMRQH